Genomic segment of Rickettsiella endosymbiont of Xylota segnis:
AAACTTATTTCATTTCGCCAACAGCCTTAGCATCTGTAAGCTTAGCCATAAGCTTTTCGGCATCCGCTTTAGACATGCCTTCTTTAATGACCGCTTTAGGTGCTGATTCAACTAAATCTTTAGCTTCTTTTAAGCCAAGACCCGTTTCTTCGCGCACTACTTTAATCACATTGATCTTATTAGGGCCCACTTCTTTCAACTCAACATTGAATTCGGTCTTTTCTTCAGCAGCTGCAGGAGCTGCACCTGGTGCTGCTGATACGGCAACTGTAGCAGCGGCTGCAGAAACACCAAATGTATCTTCCATATTCTTAATAAGATCGACAACTTCCAGGACGCTCATTTTAGAAACGGTCTCTAATACTTCTTTGCGTTTATCGTCTGTGCTCATATAAC
This window contains:
- the rplL gene encoding 50S ribosomal protein L7/L12; the encoded protein is MSTDDKRKEVLETVSKMSVLEVVDLIKNMEDTFGVSAAAATVAVSAAPGAAPAAAEEKTEFNVELKEVGPNKINVIKVVREETGLGLKEAKDLVESAPKAVIKEGMSKADAEKLMAKLTDAKAVGEMK